A portion of the Luxibacter massiliensis genome contains these proteins:
- a CDS encoding PhoH family protein: MSLSELMIDIPAEHEKNVFGQFDAYAKKLERTFRVTLLARDGATKILGEGEAANKARRVLEQLTELSRRGNAITEQNVDYAISLVFDGQEEGIVEIDKELICHTLQGKPIKPKTFGQKRYVDAIRKQMITFGLGPAGTGKTYLAMAMAITAFKNNEVGRIILTRPAIEAGEKLGFLPGDLQSKIDPYLRPLYDALYQIMGAESFIKNTEKGLIEVAPLAYMRGRTLDNAFIILDEAQNTTPAQMKMFLTRIGFGSKVVITGDSTQKDLPSGAVSGLDVAVNVVKNIEDISICTLTSKDVVRHPLVQKIVKAYDEYEKKTTKTKGNSKRRRS, encoded by the coding sequence ATGAGTCTGTCAGAACTGATGATTGACATACCGGCCGAGCACGAAAAAAATGTATTTGGCCAGTTTGACGCATATGCAAAAAAGCTGGAACGAACGTTCAGGGTAACTCTGCTGGCCCGTGACGGGGCGACTAAGATACTGGGGGAGGGCGAAGCTGCAAACAAGGCGCGGCGCGTACTGGAGCAGCTGACAGAGCTTTCCAGGCGCGGCAATGCCATCACAGAGCAGAATGTGGACTATGCGATCTCCCTTGTTTTTGATGGACAGGAAGAAGGAATTGTGGAGATTGACAAAGAATTGATCTGCCATACTCTCCAGGGTAAGCCAATCAAACCAAAGACCTTCGGGCAGAAACGGTATGTGGATGCTATCAGGAAACAGATGATTACGTTTGGCCTTGGCCCTGCAGGGACGGGGAAGACATATCTTGCCATGGCTATGGCCATCACCGCATTTAAAAATAATGAGGTAGGCCGGATCATCCTGACCCGCCCGGCAATAGAGGCCGGGGAGAAGCTGGGATTTCTGCCGGGGGATCTGCAGAGCAAGATCGATCCATATCTGCGCCCGCTGTACGACGCCCTGTATCAGATCATGGGGGCTGAAAGTTTTATCAAAAATACTGAGAAGGGACTGATTGAAGTGGCGCCCCTGGCATATATGAGAGGGCGTACTCTGGACAATGCCTTTATTATACTGGATGAGGCACAGAATACGACCCCTGCCCAGATGAAAATGTTTCTGACTCGTATCGGCTTTGGGTCCAAGGTAGTCATAACAGGCGATTCCACCCAGAAGGATTTGCCCTCAGGGGCAGTGTCGGGACTGGATGTAGCGGTAAATGTGGTGAAAAATATAGAGGATATCAGTATCTGTACTCTGACCAGCAAAGATGTTGTGAGACATCCTTTGGTGCAGAAGATTGTCAAAGCGTATGACGAATACGAGAAAAAAACTACAAAAACGAAAGGTAACAGTAAGAGGAGAAGATCATGA
- a CDS encoding NADH-quinone oxidoreductase subunit NuoE family protein, producing MEEQGKTERIEEIFAAHREKSDRANQEAIVEMLRKLQDEQGYLTAELQERAASAAGVKVTVIQVLVRMYPTLKAAPYQHEIILCTGKSCMDRGAQGTLAYLKKRLKIQRSGLSQDKKIFLRTRCCLKHCQTGPNVFIDGKLYTGKTGEELLEIIRAL from the coding sequence ATGGAAGAACAGGGAAAAACAGAACGAATAGAAGAAATTTTTGCAGCCCACAGAGAAAAAAGTGACAGAGCCAATCAGGAGGCTATTGTGGAAATGCTAAGAAAGCTCCAGGATGAACAGGGATATCTTACTGCAGAACTGCAGGAAAGGGCAGCCTCAGCTGCCGGAGTAAAAGTAACTGTTATCCAGGTGCTGGTCCGCATGTATCCTACATTAAAGGCCGCCCCTTACCAGCATGAAATCATACTGTGTACTGGTAAGAGCTGTATGGACAGAGGGGCCCAGGGAACACTTGCGTATTTGAAGAAAAGGCTTAAAATTCAAAGGAGTGGGCTATCACAGGATAAGAAAATATTTTTAAGGACCCGGTGCTGCTTAAAACATTGCCAGACAGGCCCCAATGTTTTCATTGATGGAAAGCTGTACACAGGGAAAACCGGGGAGGAACTTCTGGAAATTATAAGGGCGTTGTAA
- a CDS encoding DUF3877 family protein, whose product MNLEKNIFDTVKEWELKIGYRREDIRLYYPEESLLELLGTETMGLQEEIDRFCHEMYKNLGRVEIEETEEKGRYCIKVSSEVVEYIHKNIPENVFLKTLLTVITTPGKKLEDALAVFKKFSEDVEIEKIKEHEWAVSFTDPGIDPYVYYMEEDDFGLEYHRFTKEAYSRLSEAI is encoded by the coding sequence ATGAATTTAGAAAAAAATATTTTTGATACTGTAAAAGAGTGGGAGTTAAAAATTGGTTATCGGAGAGAAGATATCCGGCTTTACTATCCGGAGGAATCCCTTTTGGAACTGCTTGGCACAGAAACCATGGGACTTCAGGAAGAGATAGACAGGTTTTGCCATGAAATGTACAAAAATCTGGGAAGGGTGGAGATTGAAGAAACGGAAGAAAAGGGGAGATATTGTATCAAAGTCTCTTCGGAGGTCGTAGAATATATCCATAAGAATATCCCCGAAAATGTTTTTTTAAAAACACTGCTTACAGTCATTACCACGCCAGGAAAAAAACTGGAGGATGCTTTGGCAGTATTCAAAAAATTTTCAGAGGATGTGGAGATAGAAAAAATAAAGGAACATGAATGGGCGGTTTCCTTTACTGACCCCGGGATTGATCCCTATGTATATTATATGGAAGAGGATGATTTCGGACTGGAATACCACCGGTTTACAAAAGAGGCATATTCCAGATTATCAGAGGCAATATAG
- a CDS encoding 5-formyltetrahydrofolate cyclo-ligase produces MRNLGTKKEIRQLGMRSRAGIPPEKRQAFSLEIQKKVAEHPFYLEAEEIYCYVAFRDEVSTSFLLETSWEMGKKVAVPKVFVDKPSRSHQAGTDHLLRPGTEAKLKVQPSMEFYYINRMEELSGGYNGILEPRDTRHPAEGNHVLVIMPGLAFDPHGGRIGYGGGFYDAYLRRHPHYRRMALAYSAQCFPEVFQEPWDIRPEWIITEKETYIC; encoded by the coding sequence GTGAGAAATTTGGGAACAAAAAAGGAAATTAGACAGCTGGGGATGCGCAGCAGGGCGGGGATACCCCCTGAAAAGAGACAAGCTTTTAGTCTTGAGATACAGAAAAAAGTGGCAGAACACCCTTTTTACCTTGAGGCAGAAGAAATTTACTGTTATGTTGCTTTTAGGGATGAGGTTTCCACCTCTTTTTTGTTGGAAACTTCATGGGAAATGGGGAAAAAGGTGGCGGTGCCCAAAGTTTTTGTGGATAAACCATCCCGATCCCACCAGGCTGGCACTGATCACTTACTTAGACCAGGGACGGAGGCCAAATTAAAGGTGCAGCCTTCCATGGAATTCTATTATATAAACCGTATGGAGGAGCTGTCAGGCGGGTATAACGGCATTCTGGAGCCAAGAGATACCCGGCATCCGGCGGAGGGAAATCATGTCCTCGTCATCATGCCAGGTTTGGCTTTTGACCCCCATGGGGGCAGAATCGGGTATGGCGGCGGTTTTTATGATGCCTACTTGCGGCGCCATCCTCATTACAGGCGGATGGCACTGGCATATTCTGCACAGTGTTTCCCTGAGGTTTTCCAGGAACCTTGGGATATAAGGCCTGAATGGATTATCACAGAAAAGGAGACATACATATGCTGA
- a CDS encoding methyl-accepting chemotaxis protein → MKRFKKIQTKIMMTIIPFVMICTILLGVVTAVLNSKGTMTVLSDTMAPSANLASLAIEKELDKYWAVLSEAAALDVMHSSVPLDPALITRCEGIASRNGFIRIGKADAAGNASTGENISNEDIFQWTKENMSPSISNLMISTIDGSQIFAFGVPITTNGNFDGIVYGTVDAAFLSDIISSLQMGDSGKAYVLDENGTIIAHPDSSYVTDEVNIINQAESDPSMKELAALHEKMLAREEGFGTYEYEGEQKIFGYSPINGNQNWSIGIEANESEFTAAVRTSILVTVIFAVLIIGGAALIAIMLSRAIAKPIRECAERMQLFEQGDLKSPVPTTDSQDETSVLLGSLERLVGRLDNLVGDIDHNLNEMANGNFSEVIEGSYAGDFASIKTSMRTISSSLNDTLAQINQSSEQVASGAEQVSSGSQALSQGATEQASSVQELAATIGDISNQVQESAQNAGQARDKASEVGENMSQTNLKMQEMVGAMGEIRDTSDEIGKIIKTIEDIAFQTNILALNAAVEAARAGEAGKGFAVVADEVRNLASKSAEASKNTSALIERSITAVKNGTEIADDTAQALVQAVEGANEVVGIVNKIAEASQVQAGAIEQVTMGVDQISSVVQTNSATAEESAAASEELSSQSQIMRNLVNKFRLRQE, encoded by the coding sequence ATGAAAAGATTTAAGAAGATTCAAACGAAAATTATGATGACAATCATACCATTTGTGATGATTTGTACGATTCTCTTAGGTGTTGTGACAGCAGTGCTCAACTCCAAAGGGACTATGACCGTACTCAGTGATACAATGGCGCCGTCAGCCAATCTGGCTTCTCTGGCCATTGAGAAGGAACTGGATAAATATTGGGCCGTGTTGTCGGAAGCGGCAGCGCTGGATGTTATGCATAGTTCCGTTCCTTTGGACCCTGCGCTTATCACAAGATGTGAGGGCATCGCGTCAAGAAACGGCTTTATCCGCATAGGCAAAGCAGATGCTGCTGGGAATGCTTCCACAGGAGAAAATATTTCTAATGAAGACATTTTCCAATGGACAAAAGAAAATATGTCTCCATCCATTTCTAACCTGATGATTTCCACCATCGACGGCAGCCAGATTTTTGCATTTGGAGTACCTATCACAACAAATGGGAACTTTGATGGAATCGTATATGGAACCGTGGACGCGGCATTTTTAAGTGATATTATCAGCTCCCTGCAGATGGGGGACAGTGGGAAGGCCTATGTATTGGATGAGAATGGAACAATTATCGCCCACCCGGACAGCTCTTATGTAACGGATGAAGTCAATATTATTAATCAGGCTGAGTCTGACCCATCAATGAAAGAATTGGCTGCGCTCCATGAGAAGATGCTGGCCAGGGAGGAAGGGTTTGGTACATATGAGTATGAAGGTGAACAGAAGATCTTTGGCTACTCTCCGATTAATGGAAACCAGAACTGGAGTATTGGGATCGAGGCCAATGAATCCGAATTTACAGCGGCAGTAAGAACCAGTATTCTGGTGACTGTTATTTTTGCTGTACTGATCATCGGCGGAGCTGCCCTGATTGCAATTATGCTGTCCAGAGCTATTGCAAAGCCTATCAGAGAATGTGCAGAGCGTATGCAGCTGTTTGAGCAGGGGGATTTGAAAAGTCCAGTTCCCACCACAGACAGCCAGGACGAGACATCTGTCCTGCTGGGAAGCCTGGAGCGCCTTGTAGGGCGCCTGGATAATTTGGTTGGGGATATTGACCACAATCTCAACGAGATGGCAAATGGCAATTTCAGTGAAGTGATAGAAGGCAGCTATGCAGGTGACTTCGCATCCATCAAGACTTCTATGCGCACCATCAGCAGCTCTCTGAACGATACGCTGGCACAGATTAACCAGTCATCTGAGCAGGTAGCCAGCGGTGCGGAGCAGGTTTCCTCCGGGTCCCAGGCTCTTTCCCAGGGAGCTACGGAGCAGGCAAGTTCTGTCCAGGAGCTGGCCGCTACCATCGGGGATATCTCTAATCAGGTTCAGGAAAGTGCCCAAAACGCTGGCCAGGCCCGTGATAAAGCCAGTGAAGTAGGTGAGAACATGAGCCAGACTAATCTGAAGATGCAGGAAATGGTAGGGGCCATGGGTGAGATTAGGGATACATCCGACGAAATTGGGAAGATTATCAAGACTATTGAGGACATTGCATTCCAGACCAATATACTTGCTCTGAATGCAGCCGTTGAAGCTGCCAGGGCAGGGGAGGCCGGCAAGGGATTTGCCGTGGTAGCTGATGAAGTAAGAAACCTGGCAAGTAAATCAGCTGAAGCTTCTAAGAATACATCCGCCCTGATAGAACGCTCTATCACGGCTGTCAAAAATGGCACGGAGATTGCAGATGATACGGCCCAGGCTCTTGTACAGGCTGTAGAAGGTGCGAATGAAGTCGTAGGCATCGTCAATAAGATTGCGGAGGCTTCCCAGGTGCAGGCAGGCGCTATTGAACAGGTGACAATGGGAGTGGATCAGATTTCCTCTGTTGTCCAGACAAACTCAGCTACAGCGGAGGAGAGTGCTGCTGCCAGCGAGGAGCTTTCCAGCCAGTCCCAGATCATGAGAAATCTTGTGAATAAATTCAGGCTGAGGCAGGAATAG
- a CDS encoding sporulation protein YqfD, with protein sequence MIHSIIRYIHGYVKVRVEGYSPERFLNLCRHHQIYIWGLTPCGNAYEMYMSLKGFRRLRPIVRKTHTKVLLIEREGLPFFIQKYRRRKLFFISFILCLCLLYLYSSFIWDIHFEGNEKWTNETLLEFLETKGVTAHMQKRQVDCGQIVKDIRKEYDDIVWVSASIDGSRLRIQIKENEDTFRDEGQEEKAKGQTADSEPDKETAQEIHPTDLVAEKDGVITSIITRSGVPLVHEGDTVSKGDILVSGRIEVLNDAGEVTGYQYQKSDADIFADTQMNYEDTISTKYKEKHYQKSQRRVYYVKIGAWTISAGTLKNEYKEWEMYTSERQLKLGESLYLPLSYGSKIVKSYTSEEKKHTKKELQTELSENFKQFSQELQEKGIQIQENSVKIHIDQNSASAKGILYLNERITKEADTEIIEIERNEQDESVRTDD encoded by the coding sequence TTGATTCATTCAATCATCCGGTACATACATGGATATGTAAAAGTCCGGGTAGAGGGATACTCTCCCGAGCGGTTTCTGAATCTATGCAGACACCATCAAATTTACATCTGGGGGCTGACTCCCTGTGGCAACGCGTATGAGATGTATATGAGCCTGAAAGGTTTCAGGAGACTGAGGCCTATTGTCAGGAAGACACATACCAAGGTTCTGCTGATAGAGCGTGAAGGCCTACCTTTTTTTATACAAAAGTACAGAAGGCGGAAGCTGTTTTTTATCAGCTTTATTTTGTGCCTGTGCCTGCTTTACCTGTATTCCAGTTTTATATGGGACATTCATTTCGAGGGAAACGAAAAGTGGACGAATGAGACGCTGCTGGAATTTTTGGAGACAAAAGGCGTGACTGCCCATATGCAGAAACGGCAGGTGGATTGTGGGCAGATCGTAAAAGATATCCGGAAAGAATATGACGATATTGTATGGGTGTCCGCTTCCATAGATGGGAGCAGGCTGCGGATTCAGATCAAAGAAAATGAGGATACTTTCCGCGATGAAGGGCAGGAGGAGAAGGCCAAAGGCCAGACAGCCGATTCTGAGCCGGATAAAGAAACCGCCCAGGAAATACATCCCACAGACTTGGTTGCAGAGAAGGATGGCGTGATTACAAGTATAATTACACGAAGCGGCGTCCCACTGGTACATGAGGGAGATACAGTTTCAAAAGGCGACATTCTGGTTTCGGGCAGAATCGAGGTGCTCAACGATGCAGGGGAGGTGACTGGATACCAATACCAGAAATCAGATGCAGATATTTTTGCGGATACCCAGATGAATTACGAGGATACAATCAGTACAAAATATAAGGAGAAGCATTATCAGAAGTCCCAAAGAAGAGTGTACTATGTGAAAATAGGCGCTTGGACAATTTCAGCAGGCACTCTTAAAAATGAATATAAAGAATGGGAAATGTATACAAGTGAAAGGCAGCTGAAGCTGGGGGAGAGCCTGTATCTTCCGCTTTCCTATGGGAGTAAAATTGTGAAATCTTATACATCAGAAGAAAAAAAGCATACAAAAAAAGAACTTCAGACAGAATTGAGTGAAAACTTTAAACAATTTTCTCAGGAATTACAGGAAAAAGGTATTCAAATTCAGGAAAATAGTGTTAAAATACACATAGACCAAAATTCGGCTTCTGCAAAAGGCATATTATATTTGAATGAGCGGATCACGAAGGAAGCGGACACTGAAATAATTGAGATAGAAAGGAACGAACAGGATGAGTCTGTCAGAACTGATGATTGA
- a CDS encoding FUSC family protein, with translation MTIYQAMQLNAAGSKSLIKNSHSRRESVKWGFVYLLKVILTVAFCFVFVTCFSLLFGSENSIAGVVVLLILLLVRQSDFGMNMPGSMLALFLLFAILCVSPMAASLLSPFPAFLVHLLSIFAITLLGCHNIIMCNHFTFVLGYLLLFGYPVTGNSYICRLKALLLGYMICAAVYWIRHRNHHFRRGFFHLLEEFHLHSSRSQWQLRISLATSSAMLLTTCMGLPRAMWVGIACMSIMAPFITDCTYRELRRAPFNIAGCLLFILLYHALPKNLHPFLGILGGIGVGFSAKYSFQNIFNVLGALIIATDLFGLYPAVLIRIAANLMATFYCIGFNILWEHVRHKLQSVRQPA, from the coding sequence ATGACAATATATCAGGCAATGCAGCTAAACGCAGCGGGTTCCAAAAGTTTAATTAAAAACAGCCATTCCCGCAGAGAATCCGTGAAATGGGGTTTTGTCTATCTCCTAAAGGTCATTCTCACAGTCGCCTTCTGCTTTGTATTTGTAACTTGCTTCAGCTTGTTGTTTGGCAGCGAAAACAGCATCGCTGGAGTTGTGGTGCTTCTTATCCTACTACTTGTAAGGCAGTCTGACTTTGGAATGAATATGCCTGGAAGCATGCTGGCCCTGTTCCTGCTTTTTGCCATTCTATGTGTCAGTCCTATGGCAGCCAGCCTTTTGTCTCCTTTCCCCGCATTTTTAGTACACCTTCTCTCCATTTTCGCCATCACATTACTTGGATGCCATAATATTATTATGTGCAACCATTTCACTTTTGTACTGGGATATCTCCTTCTCTTTGGCTACCCTGTCACAGGCAATTCTTATATCTGCCGTCTGAAAGCGCTGCTGTTGGGATACATGATCTGTGCCGCAGTCTACTGGATCAGGCACAGAAATCATCATTTCAGAAGAGGTTTTTTCCATTTACTAGAGGAATTCCATCTACATTCTTCCAGATCCCAATGGCAGCTTAGAATCAGCCTGGCCACCTCATCCGCCATGCTGCTCACCACATGCATGGGACTTCCAAGGGCCATGTGGGTTGGGATTGCCTGTATGTCCATTATGGCTCCCTTTATCACAGACTGTACATACAGGGAGCTGAGGCGTGCTCCTTTTAATATAGCAGGGTGCCTGTTGTTTATCCTCCTGTACCATGCCCTTCCTAAAAACCTGCATCCCTTCCTGGGGATCCTGGGTGGTATTGGAGTCGGGTTTTCCGCCAAATATTCTTTTCAGAATATATTCAATGTCCTGGGGGCGCTTATCATTGCCACAGACCTTTTCGGCCTGTATCCAGCCGTTTTGATACGTATTGCGGCAAATCTTATGGCTACCTTTTACTGTATTGGTTTTAATATTCTCTGGGAACATGTCCGCCATAAACTGCAGTCTGTACGCCAACCGGCCTGA
- a CDS encoding DUF4250 domain-containing protein: protein MLTGLPADPVILLSVVNTKLRDYYDTLNALCEDMDVAKEELVLKLGSIGYEYDSQANQFI from the coding sequence ATGCTGACAGGACTTCCGGCTGACCCGGTTATTTTATTGAGTGTAGTAAATACGAAGCTCAGAGATTACTATGATACACTAAATGCATTGTGTGAAGATATGGATGTGGCAAAAGAGGAGCTAGTCTTAAAGCTTGGCAGCATTGGATATGAGTATGATAGTCAGGCAAACCAATTTATCTGA
- a CDS encoding DUF896 domain-containing protein: MDGQKIKRINELYRKSKAEGLTEDERTEQKILRQEYIDSFRRNLRSQLDRIDIEEKDGSIVNLGEKFGNKKGN; the protein is encoded by the coding sequence ATGGACGGACAAAAGATTAAAAGAATCAATGAGTTATATAGGAAATCAAAGGCTGAGGGACTGACGGAGGACGAGCGTACAGAGCAAAAAATCTTGCGCCAGGAATATATAGATTCTTTCAGGCGTAACCTGCGCAGCCAGCTTGACAGAATTGATATCGAGGAAAAGGATGGGTCAATTGTGAATCTGGGTGAGAAATTTGGGAACAAAAAAGGAAATTAG
- the ybeY gene encoding rRNA maturation RNase YbeY, producing the protein MSLYMEEEGAVKLPFDVEETAELVIEASLEYEGCPYEAEINLLLTTNEDIREMNQMFRQIDKATDVLSFPLLEFGQPGDFAFTKEQEQDSFNPESGELMLGDIVISKEKVLAQAEAYGHSPLREYAFLIAHSMLHLFGYDHMDEDERIVMEQKQREILENIQILR; encoded by the coding sequence ATGAGTCTTTATATGGAAGAAGAAGGAGCAGTAAAACTGCCCTTTGATGTGGAGGAGACAGCGGAGCTGGTAATAGAAGCATCCCTGGAATATGAGGGATGCCCATATGAGGCTGAGATTAATTTGCTGCTTACGACAAATGAAGATATCCGGGAGATGAACCAGATGTTCAGGCAGATAGATAAAGCCACAGATGTACTTTCTTTTCCTTTGCTGGAATTTGGGCAGCCTGGGGACTTTGCTTTTACTAAAGAGCAGGAACAGGACAGTTTTAATCCTGAGTCAGGGGAACTCATGCTGGGTGATATCGTGATTTCGAAAGAGAAAGTCCTGGCACAGGCAGAAGCGTATGGCCATTCCCCGTTAAGGGAGTATGCTTTTTTGATTGCCCACAGTATGCTGCATTTGTTTGGTTATGACCATATGGATGAGGACGAGCGTATAGTGATGGAACAAAAACAGAGAGAAATCCTGGAAAACATTCAGATACTGCGGTAG
- a CDS encoding MarR family winged helix-turn-helix transcriptional regulator has protein sequence MTDKSDENWIQTMKTAEEIRLFSSLYIKKAKKGAPYSAQEISALFCMALSQDISPLHLSQNMGISKSAVSRLVDHMSQKGVIEKVPCPEDGRSYCLRLTPKGADILKSVYFYYAEPVKLLEEALGKEQSQELLRLISLANANFKGRESK, from the coding sequence ATGACAGACAAATCAGATGAAAACTGGATTCAGACAATGAAAACAGCCGAAGAAATCCGCCTTTTTTCCAGCTTGTACATAAAGAAGGCTAAAAAAGGCGCCCCCTACTCTGCCCAGGAAATCAGTGCCTTATTTTGTATGGCGCTAAGCCAGGATATCAGTCCGCTTCATTTAAGCCAAAATATGGGCATCAGTAAATCCGCAGTGAGCCGCCTTGTAGACCACATGTCTCAGAAAGGCGTCATTGAAAAAGTGCCCTGTCCGGAAGACGGGCGCAGCTACTGCCTGCGCCTTACGCCAAAAGGGGCGGATATCTTAAAATCTGTATATTTCTATTATGCAGAGCCAGTAAAACTGCTTGAGGAAGCACTTGGGAAGGAGCAGTCCCAAGAGTTGCTCAGGCTGATTTCCCTGGCAAATGCCAATTTTAAAGGGAGGGAAAGCAAATGA
- a CDS encoding YabP/YqfC family sporulation protein: MNRALENERLKEKLASAASMPKDVVLGAAVVTIIGTGEMCIENYRGIIEYTDVLIRVQTKECQIKLQGKNLQIEYYTNDEMKITGRICSLEYCK, from the coding sequence ATGAACAGAGCATTAGAAAATGAAAGACTAAAGGAAAAGCTGGCATCTGCCGCGAGTATGCCAAAAGATGTGGTTCTCGGAGCAGCCGTGGTCACGATTATCGGTACAGGGGAAATGTGTATAGAAAATTACCGTGGGATTATAGAATATACGGATGTCCTGATCCGTGTACAGACCAAAGAATGCCAGATTAAGTTACAGGGAAAAAACCTTCAGATAGAATATTATACCAATGATGAGATGAAGATAACAGGCAGAATTTGTTCACTAGAATATTGTAAGTGA
- a CDS encoding putative polysaccharide biosynthesis protein, which translates to MAETHRNRRRKPKDDFLMQGAILAIAGVITKIIGVVYRIPLTNILGDEGNGFYGYAFEVYATALILSSLSLPTAVSKLVSARMAMRQRRNAFRVFVCSLFFSLITGAVFALIIFFGADGISTHLMESPLSAYALKVLAPGLFIVSLLGVLRGYFQGLGTMVPTAVSQVIEQIINAAVSLIGASILFGIGVKAAESKKIDLLGPAYGAAGGTLGTVAGALFALIFLLFSFWAYRGTIRRQIRSDHTRRQESYGRLLKILLLTIVPVIFSTAIYNINQILDMTIFNKIMAAQGLAEEEYMALLGIYTGKYNTLINVPMAMANGLAASVIPSLTAAVAVNNRQQIHDKINQSVRFTMLIAIPCFVGFVVLASPLMVLLYNDSSRTPAMLLATGAVTLVFYCWATVSNSILQGLDKISSPAKNAGISLVIHIAALLIMLVVFKWNIYALVGSNIVFALCMCVLNVRDIQKASGYRLEIGKTFIRPLIAAGIMGVVTYAVHLVMDLVIGGRFAATAISILFAVVVYGVSVLKLGTLSDRDIMDLPQGRKILRLCRRFHLLPRSEE; encoded by the coding sequence ATGGCTGAGACACATAGGAATAGAAGAAGAAAACCAAAAGATGATTTCCTGATGCAGGGGGCAATTCTGGCTATCGCAGGAGTCATTACCAAGATTATCGGCGTGGTTTACAGAATCCCGCTCACGAATATTCTGGGAGATGAAGGGAATGGGTTTTATGGCTATGCTTTTGAGGTATATGCGACAGCCTTGATCCTATCCTCTTTGAGCCTTCCAACGGCCGTATCTAAGCTGGTATCAGCTAGGATGGCCATGCGGCAGAGAAGAAATGCATTCAGGGTCTTTGTATGTTCCCTGTTTTTTTCTCTTATAACTGGTGCTGTGTTTGCCCTGATTATCTTTTTTGGGGCGGATGGCATTTCCACACATTTGATGGAATCTCCGCTGAGCGCCTATGCGCTGAAGGTGCTTGCGCCGGGGTTGTTTATTGTCTCCCTTTTGGGGGTACTCAGAGGTTACTTCCAAGGATTAGGCACCATGGTGCCCACAGCCGTGTCCCAGGTCATTGAACAGATCATAAATGCAGCAGTAAGCCTGATTGGGGCCAGCATTTTATTTGGCATTGGTGTGAAGGCGGCTGAATCTAAAAAAATAGATCTCCTTGGGCCTGCCTATGGCGCAGCAGGGGGAACACTGGGGACTGTGGCAGGCGCTTTGTTTGCCTTAATTTTCCTTTTGTTTTCATTCTGGGCCTACAGAGGCACCATACGCCGGCAGATACGTTCAGACCATACGCGGCGGCAGGAGAGTTATGGGAGGCTGCTGAAAATCCTTCTTCTGACCATTGTCCCGGTTATTTTCAGTACAGCTATCTATAATATCAATCAAATTTTGGACATGACTATTTTTAATAAAATTATGGCTGCCCAGGGACTGGCTGAGGAAGAGTATATGGCTCTTCTGGGAATCTACACCGGAAAATATAATACATTGATTAATGTTCCCATGGCCATGGCAAATGGGTTGGCCGCATCTGTCATACCCAGCCTGACAGCGGCGGTAGCAGTCAACAACAGACAGCAGATACATGACAAGATCAACCAGTCAGTGCGTTTTACTATGCTGATTGCAATCCCCTGTTTTGTAGGGTTTGTGGTATTAGCCTCACCACTGATGGTGCTGCTTTACAATGATTCCAGCCGTACGCCGGCAATGCTTCTGGCCACCGGCGCTGTTACCTTAGTGTTCTACTGCTGGGCTACAGTGTCCAACTCCATACTTCAGGGACTGGACAAGATATCAAGTCCGGCTAAAAATGCGGGAATCTCTTTGGTAATACATATTGCCGCGCTTTTGATCATGCTGGTCGTGTTTAAATGGAATATTTATGCTTTGGTAGGCAGCAATATTGTATTTGCCCTTTGTATGTGCGTGCTGAATGTGAGGGATATACAGAAAGCCAGCGGATACAGGCTTGAGATCGGGAAAACTTTCATCCGGCCGCTGATAGCTGCAGGGATTATGGGAGTTGTGACCTATGCCGTCCATCTGGTCATGGACTTAGTCATCGGCGGACGGTTTGCCGCCACAGCAATTTCAATCTTATTCGCTGTGGTAGTATATGGAGTCAGCGTACTAAAGCTGGGGACACTTTCGGATAGAGATATTATGGACCTGCCCCAGGGAAGGAAGATTCTCCGCCTGTGCAGAAGGTTCCACCTTTTGCCGCGCAGCGAGGAATAG